A DNA window from Suncus etruscus isolate mSunEtr1 chromosome 8, mSunEtr1.pri.cur, whole genome shotgun sequence contains the following coding sequences:
- the ACRV1 gene encoding acrosomal protein SP-10 encodes MLVLRQVGQERPEIALSSGKVRLSTLVKSPDRRATQSKKQTELTEAVGRWAKMKAPRVFCCHRAPQRGRSKYIQHGDVLADAEALYETSASKGLINDHTAGVRHLRALVKHTSGKRALSEHTLGEHTVAIDQTPSDLSAEQSTEKPKAEQSSIEPAVSEPSSSGDTPASGEQASGEKNSAEKPSGDKPPGDKPPGDKPSGDKPSGDKPPGDKPPGDKPSSDKPSSDKPSGDQAPGDKGGAETTTVSSTVTNPVLNCHICSYMNDQKKCLHGEGVCTTQKSQQCMLKKIFEGGKLQYMVQACENMCPSMNLFSHGTRMQITCCHHQSFCNKV; translated from the exons ATGTTGGTGCTGAGACAGGTGGGGCAGGAGCGTCCTGAGATTGCCCTGTCCTCGGGGAAGGTCAGGCTAAGCACACTTGTGAAGTCACCTGACCGGAGAGCAACCCAGAGCAAGAAGCAAACAGAGCTCACGGAAGCTGTGGGAAGATGGGCAAAGATGAAAGCCCCCAGAGTATTTTGCTGCCACAGAGCACCCCAGAGAGGCAGAA GTAAGTACATCCAACATGGAGATGTACTTGCAGACGCAGAGGCTCTCTATGAGACGTCCGCCAGCAAGGGTCTGATCAACGACCACACAGCAGGCGTGAGGCACCTGCGTGCCCTGGTGAAACACACGTCGGGCAAGCGCGCCTTGAGCGAGCACACACTGGGCGAGCACACTGTGGCCATTGATCAGACACCCAGCGATTTGTCAGCTGAGCAGTCCACTGAGAAGCCAAAGGCTGAGCAGTCTTCCATCGAGCCGGCTGTGAGCGAACCATCTTCTTCGGGTGACACACCAGCCAGTGGGGAACAGGCTTCAGGAGAAAAGAATTCTGCTGAAAAGCCTTCTGGGGACAAGCCACCTGGGGACAAACCTCCTGGGGACAAGCCTTCTGGGGACAAGCCTTCTGGGGACAAGCCACCTGGGGACAAGCCTCCTGGGGACAAGCCTTCTAGCGACAAGCCTTCTAGCGACAAGCCTTCTGGGGACCAGGCCCCTGGAGACAAAGGTGGGGCTGAAACAACTACAGTCAGCTCTACTGTAACGA ACCCAGTGTTAAACTGTCACATATGCTCTTACATGAACGATCAGAAGAAATGTCTTCATGGAGAGGGCGTGTGCACCACCCAGAAATCTCAACAGTGCATGTTGAAGAAGATCTTTGAAG GTGGAAAACTCCAGTATATGGTTCAGGCGTGCGAAAACATGTGCCCCTCCATGAACCTCTTCTCCCATGGGACCAGGATGCAAATCACGTGCTGTCACCACCAGTCTTTCTGCAACAAGGTCTAG